A genomic region of Notamacropus eugenii isolate mMacEug1 chromosome 3, mMacEug1.pri_v2, whole genome shotgun sequence contains the following coding sequences:
- the LOC140531866 gene encoding olfactory receptor 6V1-like, giving the protein MGNLSHPSEFILLGFSTFGKIQVVLYGPFLVLYLLALLGNIIIIAMVLTDANLHTPMYFFLGNFALLDILVTMTVVPKMLSDLLVSTKTISFTTCKVQFYFYFSFGSTTSLILADMALDRFVAICHPLRYKTLMRWTVCTHLAGAAWVAPFLAMVPTILSWVQLSYCHGNIINHFFCDNAPLLQLACSDTSLLEFWDFMLSLAFVLSSFLVTLLSYGYIVTTVLRISSASGRQKAFSTCSSHLTLVFIGFGSTIFVYVQPGKAHSVELNKFVVLVTNILTPVLNPFILTFRNETVKAVIHGQMQRLKSLKNLA; this is encoded by the coding sequence ATGGGAAATCTGAGCCATCCATCTGAGTTCATCCTATTGGGCTTTTCAACATTTGGCAAGATACAGGTTGTGCTCTATGGGCCCTTCCTGGTGCTTTATCTCTTGGCTCTTTTAGGAAACATAATCATCATTGCCATGGTCCTTACTGATGCCAACTTACATacccccatgtacttcttcctggGAAATTTTGCTCTATTAGATATCTTGGTCACCATGACTGTAGTGCCCAAGATGCTCTCAGATCTCCTGGTCTCTACCAAGACAATTTCTTTTACCACCTGCAAGGTCCAATTTtacttctatttctcctttgGCTCTACCACTTCTCTCATTCTGGCAGACATGGCTCTGGACCGTTTTGTGGCCATATGCCACCCGCTACGCTATAAAACCCTTATGAGATGGACAGTATGTACCCATCTGGCAGGGGCAGCCTGGGTAGCACCTTTCCTGGCTATGGTGCCTACTATTCTCTCTTGGGTGCAGCTCTCCTATTGCCATGGCAACATCATTAACCACTTCTTCTGCGACAATGCCCCACTGCTACAGCTAGCCTGCTCAGACACATCCCTCCTAGAGTTCTGGGACTTCATGTTGTCTTTAGCCTTTGTCCTCAGCTCCTTCCTGGTGACGCTTCTGTCCTATGGCTACATAGTGACCACCGTGTTGCGTATTTCCTCTGCCAGTGGCCGCCAAAAGGCCTTCTCCACCTGTAGTTCCCACCTCACCCTGGTCTTTATTGGTTTTGGTAGCACAATCTTTGTCTATGTTCAACCTGGCAAGGCTCACTCTGTGGAGCTCAACAAATTTGTTGTTTTAGTCACTAATATTCTGACCCCTGTCCTCAATCCCTTCATCCTCACTTTTCGCAATGAGACAGTCAAGGCTGTTATCCACGGACAGATGCAAAGGCTTAAGAGTCTGAAGAATTTGGCATGA
- the LOC140531867 gene encoding LOW QUALITY PROTEIN: olfactory receptor 9A4-like (The sequence of the model RefSeq protein was modified relative to this genomic sequence to represent the inferred CDS: inserted 2 bases in 1 codon) → MVGNHSGVITFYIEGFSGPPEFRHTLFAIFFFSFSVTLMGNVVIIVIVCVDRRLHSAMYFFLVHLSLLDILITSTIIPPMLAGLLMSEILTMSFSACVTQLFLYLSLGTTEFVLLGAMAVDRYVAICHPLRYDIIMNSQVCLWVVILSWVFGFLFEIWPVYATFQLSFCRSTLVNHFFCERGLLLKLSCDXTVFLEFILFLLAIVILFGSLLSTLISYTYIISTILKIPSASGRRKAFSTCASHFTFVVIGYGTCLFLYVKPKQTQAAEYNKVASLMISVVTPFLTPFIFTLQNGKVKEVLRDGMQRYCDLFKGKPFPKDVSVTTV, encoded by the exons ATGGTGGGAAATCACTCTGGAGTCATCACATTTTATATTGAAGGCTTTTCGGGCCCTCCAGAGTTTCGCCACACACTCTTCGccatattctttttctccttttctgtgaCTTTAATGGGAAATGTGGTAATCATTGTCATTGTTTGTGTGGACCGCCGACTACACTCTGCCATGtatttcttccttgttcatcTTTCTCTCTTGGATATCTTGATTACCTCCACTATCATTCCTCCCATGCTAGCTGGATTGTTAATGTCTGAAATCCTGACCATGTCTTTTTCAGCCTGTGTCACTCAACTCTTCTTGTACCTTTCTTTGGGGACAACAGAATTTGTATTACTTGGGGCAATGGCAGTAGATCGTTATGTAGCAATCTGTCACCCCCTGAGATACGACATCATCATGAACAGTCAAGTTTGTCTCTGGGTGGTCATTTTGTCTTGGGTGTTTGGGTTTCTCTTTGAAATCTGGCCAGTCTATGCTACTTTTCAACTCTCCTTCTGCAGATCAACTCTTGTGAATCACTTTTTCTGTGAGAGAGGCCTATTGCTCAAGCTTTCCTGTGA GACAGTTTTCCTTGAGTTTATTCTCTTCTTGCTAGCCATCGTTATTCTCTTTGGCTCTTTGCTTTCCACTCTTATCTCCTATACCTATATAATCTCCACCATCCTAAAGATCCCTTCAGCTTCTGGACGGAGAAAGGCCTTTTCCACTTGTGCCTCTCACTTCACCTTTGTGGTAATTGGTTATGGTACCTGCTTATTTCTTTATGTAAAGCCCAAGCAGACCCAGGCAGCTGAGTATAACAAGGTTGCCTCCTTGATGATTTCAGTGGTAACCCCATTCCTGACACCCTTTATCTTCACTCTACAGAATGGTAAAGTCAAAGAAGTCCTGAGAGATGGGATGCAACGCTACTGTGATCTCTTTAAAGGTAAGCCCTTCCCAAAGGATGTTTCAGTGACAACTGTATAG